The DNA window CCTGTCCCAGTTTGATCCCGGTGCGCGCCCCGCGGATGACGTGCGGCGCCTGGCTCAGGTTCTCCATTCCCCCGGCCAGTATGTAGCCGGCGCCGTCTCCGATGAGGTACGCGCCGGAGACGATGGACTGGATACCCGAACCGCACAGGCGGTTGACGGTGAGCGCGGGCACCGGCAAAGGAATGCCGGCTTTGAGGCCGACGTGGCGCGCACCGTACAGCGCGTCACCGCTGGTCTGAAGCGCGTTGCCCATCACCACGTGCTCGATCTTCTCCGGCGCCACGCCCGCCTTCTCCATTGCGCCCCGGGCCGCAACCGCGCCCAGCTCCAGCGCAGAGACGTCCTTGAGCGCGCCGCCCGGCTTGCCGTCACCGCGCTTGCCACCGGCCCACTCGGCCATGGGGGTGCGTGCACCGCCCAGAATCACCACTCTCTTGCGCATGGCTCCGTCATCCTTCTCTGCGTTCAAGAATCGTAGGCCGCGATGCCGGTGAGCGCGTCACCCACGATGAGCGTATGGATCTCGTACGTTCCCTCGTAGGTATCAACCGTCTCGAGGTTGCACATGTGGCGCATGGACTGGTACTCGCCCGAGATGCCATTGGCGCCCAGGATGCTGCGCGCGATGCGTGCAATTTCAAGTGACTTGCGCACGTTGTTGCGCTTGGCCATGGAAACGTGCGGGAACTTGAGGTTGCCCGCGTCCTTGAGCCGGCCCAGCTGAATCATCATGAGCTGCATGAGCGATATTTCGGTGGCCATGTCCGCGAGCTTCTTCTGCGTGAGCTGGAAGCCCGCGATGGGACGCGAAAACATGATGCGCTCCTTGCTGTACTCGAGCGCCTCGTGGAAGCACGCCATGGCGGCGCCGATGACACCCCAGGCGATGCCGTAGCGCGCCTGGTTGAGGCACATGAGCGCGGCCTTGAGTCCCTTCGCCTCGGGCAGCCGGTTGCTCCTGGGAATGCGCACACCGTCGAGCACGAGCTCCGCGGTGTCGCTGGCGCGCATCGAGAGCTTGTACTTGATGGGGTTGGCCTGGAACCCCTTGCGCTCTTTTTCCACGATGAACCCGGTGACCTCGCCGTCGAGCTTGGCCCACACCAACGCCACCCCCGCGCCCACGCCGTTGGTGATCCACATCTTGGAGCCGTTGAGTACGTAGTCGTCGCCGTCCTCCACCGCGGTGGTGAGCATGCCTCCCGGGTTGCTGCCAAAGTCCGCCTCGGTGAGACCGAAGCAACCGATGATCTCGCCCTTGGCAAGCTGCGGCAGCCACTTCTGCTTATGCTCCTCCGAACCGAACGCGTAGATCGGATACATGACCAGCGCCGACTGGACCGAGGCAAAACTGCGCAGACCGGAATCACAGCGCTCCAGTTCCTGCATCATCAGCCCGTAGGCCACGTTGTTGAGACCCGCGCAGCCGTAGCCCTGGATGGTGGATCCAAAGACGCCCAACTCTCCCAGCGGCTTGACGAGCTCCGCCGGGAAGGTACCGTTCTCATAACTGTCCGTGAACTTGGGCAGCGCCTCCTCCTCGATGAATACGCGCACGGCATCGCGCACCATCTTCTCGTCATCGGTGAGAAGCGAATCCGCCATCACGAAATCGAACCCGTCGAACCGTTTCATGGTTTGTTTCCTTTGCGTTGCCCTCTAGCGGGCCTTGAAGTCGGCCTTGCGCTTCTCCAGGAATGCCTGCAACCCCTCGCGCATGTCGTCGGTGGCGCACAGCAGCCCGAACAGGGTTGCCTCCATGCGGCACCCGTGGTCCAGCCCGACGTCGAGCCCGTAGTCGACCGCCTGCATGGCGGCGCGCACCGCGAGCGGCCCGTTGCGCTGGATGCGCAGCGCCGTCTTTCGCGCCGCCTCCGCCAGCCCGGCCAGCGGGACCACCTGGCTCACCAGCCCCAGCCGGTGCGCCTCCGCGGCGTCCACCGCGCGGCCGGTGAGAATGAGATCCATGGCCACGCCGCGCCCCACGATGCGCGGCAGGCGCTGGGTTCCCGCGTAGCCGGGAATGACGCCCAGCGTAACCTCCGGCAGCCCGATCTTGGCGTTCTCGGCAGCGATGCGGATGGTGCACGCCATGGCCAGCTCGCAGCCACCGCCCAGCGCGTAGCCGTTGATCGCGGCGATGGACGGCTTGCCCATGGTCTCGAGACGCCGGAACGTGCGCTGCCCGATCTCACATGTCTTTCTCCCGCTCACCGGATCCATCTTGGCGAGTTCGGAAATGTCGGCGCCGGAGACGAACGCCTTCTCGCCGGCACCGGTGATGATCAGCACGCGCACACTGTCGTCGGCCTCCGCGGCGGCAAACGCCCTGTCGAGCTCGCCCACCGTGTGCCTGGACAGGGCGTTGAGCATGCTGGCGCGATTGATGGTAATGCTGGCAATACCGTCCGTAACCTCATACAGAAGATGTTCGAACTCCACCGCCATCACCTACTTCCCCTCGTACGCGTAGAAGCCCCGCCCCGTCTTGCGACCCCAGTGCCCGGCCTGCACCATGCGGCGCAGCAGAACCGGCGCCGCGTATTTGGACTCGCGGAACTCGGCGTACATCACGTCGGCGGCATGCAGCGTGGTATCGAGCCCCACGTAGTCGAGGAGCGTGATGGGGCCCATGGGATAGCCGCAGCCGTACACCATGGCCTTGTCCACGTCTTCCGGCGTCGCCACACCGTCCTGCACCATGCGGACCGCGTCCAGCAGATACGGAATGAGCAGCTTGTTCACCACGAACGCCGGCGTGTCCGGGCAGGTGATGGGTTCCTTCCCCACCGCGACCGCGAACTCGCGGCACGCCGCCATGACCGTGTCGGAGGTCGTGTGGCCCTTGATGATCTCCACCAGCTTCATGACCGGAACGGGATTGAAGAAGTGCATGCCGACCATGCGCTCGGGCTTGTCCACCACAGCGGCGATCTCGGTGACGGAGATCGACGAGGTGTTGGTGGCGAGAATGGTGTCACCGCGCACGATGCCGGAGAGGTCCTTGAACAGTTTCTTCTTGAGTTCCGTGTTCTCGGTGACCGCCTCGATGACCAGGTCGCAGTCCTTGAGCGACGCCAGCCCGGTGGAAGACGAGAGGTTCTTGCGCGCCGCAGCAAACTGCTCCTCGGTGATTTTGCCCCGCTTCTTCCCCTTCTCCATCGACTCCTCGATCTTGGCCATTCCCTTCTTGAGAATGTCATCGTTGATCTCGACCACGTGGGTGGTGTAGCCGGCCAGCGCGCTGATCTGCGCGATGCCCGAACCCATCAACCCGCACCCGACAACTCCAACCTTCTTCATGACAACTCCTTTCGGCCCCGATCCGGGCCCTGCTGGTCCCGCGCGTGGCGGTCGCTCCACGGGGAAGGCCAACGGGCCTTCCCTGGTATTCCCTTGCTGAAAAATCGGCTGATACGGGTGCGGCCCGCGGCCTCAATCGCGTTCCACGAGCAGCGCCATGCCCATGCCGCCGCTGACACACAGCGTGGC is part of the Candidatus Krumholzibacteriia bacterium genome and encodes:
- a CDS encoding acyl-CoA dehydrogenase family protein, with protein sequence MKRFDGFDFVMADSLLTDDEKMVRDAVRVFIEEEALPKFTDSYENGTFPAELVKPLGELGVFGSTIQGYGCAGLNNVAYGLMMQELERCDSGLRSFASVQSALVMYPIYAFGSEEHKQKWLPQLAKGEIIGCFGLTEADFGSNPGGMLTTAVEDGDDYVLNGSKMWITNGVGAGVALVWAKLDGEVTGFIVEKERKGFQANPIKYKLSMRASDTAELVLDGVRIPRSNRLPEAKGLKAALMCLNQARYGIAWGVIGAAMACFHEALEYSKERIMFSRPIAGFQLTQKKLADMATEISLMQLMMIQLGRLKDAGNLKFPHVSMAKRNNVRKSLEIARIARSILGANGISGEYQSMRHMCNLETVDTYEGTYEIHTLIVGDALTGIAAYDS
- a CDS encoding enoyl-CoA hydratase-related protein, encoding MEFEHLLYEVTDGIASITINRASMLNALSRHTVGELDRAFAAAEADDSVRVLIITGAGEKAFVSGADISELAKMDPVSGRKTCEIGQRTFRRLETMGKPSIAAINGYALGGGCELAMACTIRIAAENAKIGLPEVTLGVIPGYAGTQRLPRIVGRGVAMDLILTGRAVDAAEAHRLGLVSQVVPLAGLAEAARKTALRIQRNGPLAVRAAMQAVDYGLDVGLDHGCRMEATLFGLLCATDDMREGLQAFLEKRKADFKAR
- a CDS encoding 3-hydroxyacyl-CoA dehydrogenase family protein — its product is MKKVGVVGCGLMGSGIAQISALAGYTTHVVEINDDILKKGMAKIEESMEKGKKRGKITEEQFAAARKNLSSSTGLASLKDCDLVIEAVTENTELKKKLFKDLSGIVRGDTILATNTSSISVTEIAAVVDKPERMVGMHFFNPVPVMKLVEIIKGHTTSDTVMAACREFAVAVGKEPITCPDTPAFVVNKLLIPYLLDAVRMVQDGVATPEDVDKAMVYGCGYPMGPITLLDYVGLDTTLHAADVMYAEFRESKYAAPVLLRRMVQAGHWGRKTGRGFYAYEGK